AAAACAAAAATTAAATCTTTATAAAAAACCATACAAATATTATATAATAAAAAGGAGAGGCATTTTACCTCTCCTATAAGATTTAAAGAGCTACTACGTTTTGTGCTCTTGGTCCTTTTTCGTCCTGAACTATTTCAAATTCTACTTTTTGTCCTTCTTCAAGATTTCTAAAACCTTTTGCTTGGATTGCAGAATAATGAACAAATATATCTTGTCCGTTATCATCTCTTGTAATAAATCCAAAACCTTTTTTTGAGTCAAACCATTTAACTGTTCCTGTAATACGCACTTCTGAAACCTCCTACAATCTTACTACATTTT
This region of Venenivibrio stagnispumantis genomic DNA includes:
- a CDS encoding cold-shock protein, which translates into the protein MRITGTVKWFDSKKGFGFITRDDNGQDIFVHYSAIQAKGFRNLEEGQKVEFEIVQDEKGPRAQNVVAL